In Campylobacteraceae bacterium, a single genomic region encodes these proteins:
- a CDS encoding sulfite exporter TauE/SafE family protein: MIPELLIFGLITGLVSGFFGVGGGMVLVPMLLISGFVMKEAVAISILQMVFSSTYGSFLNVKKQLDIVYDGVMLGIGGFIGGLLSYFITSNISNAGLKYLFLAILVASILKILQTPAVHNKKQKVPSKGFLILIGSCIGMIAMSIGVGGSIMLTPILVGFMHYNLKTATSLSLFFVMFSSLAGFISLSSNSQMLYQEGMIIGGISLFGVYAGVKLKHLTNLVSYKKYILSLYLLILISMLYKMYY, from the coding sequence ATGATCCCAGAACTGCTTATTTTTGGTTTAATAACAGGACTAGTATCAGGTTTTTTTGGGGTGGGAGGAGGAATGGTTCTTGTTCCCATGCTTTTAATCTCTGGTTTTGTAATGAAAGAAGCAGTTGCAATTTCTATTCTTCAAATGGTATTTTCCTCCACTTATGGATCTTTTTTAAATGTTAAAAAACAATTAGATATTGTTTATGATGGAGTCATGTTAGGTATAGGTGGTTTTATTGGAGGTCTTTTATCTTATTTTATTACCTCTAATATTTCAAACGCTGGTTTAAAATATCTTTTTCTTGCAATCTTAGTAGCTTCAATTTTAAAAATACTACAAACTCCCGCAGTTCATAACAAAAAACAAAAAGTACCTTCAAAAGGTTTTTTAATTTTAATTGGCTCTTGTATTGGAATGATTGCTATGAGTATTGGAGTGGGTGGTTCTATTATGTTGACTCCCATTTTAGTTGGTTTTATGCATTATAATTTAAAAACAGCTACCTCTTTATCTTTATTTTTTGTAATGTTTTCTTCCCTTGCAGGTTTTATATCTTTAAGCAGTAATTCTCAAATGTTATATCAAGAAGGTATGATAATAGGGGGAATTTCATTATTTGGGGTTTATGCTGGGGTGAAACTTAAACATTTAACAAATCTTGTTTCCTATAAAAAATATATTTTAAGCTTATATTTACTGATTTTAATTTCTATGCTGTATAAAATGTATTATTAA
- the uvrA gene encoding excinuclease ABC subunit UvrA — translation MKDTIKIVNARENNLKNINLEIPKNKLIVFTGLSGSGKSTLAFDTLYAEGQRRYIESLSAYARQFLGKIAKPDVERIEGLTPAIAIDQKTTSKNPRSTVGTITEVYDYLRLLYARIGEQHCHQCGDPISEMSASDVIEEVLTLPQNAKLVILAPLVNRKKGTFADLLESLRAKGYVRAMIDGVMVRLDEDIELAKTQMHTIKVVIDRVGVKEENRQRIAQDVEKGLKESFGELEIEVINHEDVMCEKHHHYSEHMACFACKISFEPLEPLSFSFNSPKGACPSCDGLGIRYAIDMKKIINADLSIEKGAIKVIYGFNKGYYFKMLVAYCHAANIDITVPFSSLEEHEKKAIYHGGFEEVKFTWKNHKLSRKWEGVVKIAYGMIKDEKEMAEYMTEKTCSECGGHRLKPSSLAVKVASKSICELTSIPIEDSHTFFQDKNNFSYLNEQDTLISTSILKEIKERIYFLFDVGLGYITLGRDARSISGGEAQRIRVASQIGSGLTGVLYVLDEPSIGLHERDTNKLIKTLKALQEKGNTVIVVEHDKETIKAADYIVDIGPKAGKFGGNIVFDGTYKQMLKAKTLTAKYISGAKKIDYKHNRPCETFIEIKNVTINNIKDLNVKIPLKTLCSITGVSGSGKSSLILQTLLPVAKELLNNARKVNKVDGVEITGLELLDKVIYLDQSPIGRTPRSNPATYTGLMDELRLLFSKTKEAQLRGYAIGRFSFNVKGGRCEKCQGEGEIKIEMHFLPDIMVKCDECHGSRYNPQTLEINYKTKSISDVLNMSVDEALEFLVKIPKIHAKLQTLSDVGLGYITLGQNAITLSGGEAQRIKLSKELSKKDTGKTLYILDEPTTGLHFADVDRLTKVLHHLVDLGNSVLVIEHNLDIVKNSDWVIDMGPEGGSKGGKIVAEGTPEDIAANHKKTASYTGYYLEAELAQ, via the coding sequence ATGAAAGATACAATTAAAATAGTTAACGCAAGAGAAAACAACTTAAAAAACATAAACCTAGAAATACCTAAAAACAAACTCATTGTTTTTACAGGTTTATCAGGTTCAGGTAAGTCAACATTGGCTTTTGATACGTTATATGCAGAGGGACAAAGACGTTATATAGAATCCTTATCTGCTTACGCACGTCAGTTCTTAGGCAAAATTGCCAAACCTGATGTTGAACGCATAGAAGGACTAACTCCTGCAATTGCAATTGATCAAAAAACCACTTCTAAAAATCCAAGATCTACAGTAGGAACAATTACTGAGGTCTATGATTATTTAAGACTCTTATATGCAAGGATTGGAGAACAACATTGTCATCAATGTGGAGACCCTATTTCTGAAATGAGTGCTTCTGATGTTATTGAAGAAGTACTAACATTGCCCCAAAATGCAAAACTTGTTATCTTAGCACCCCTAGTCAACCGTAAAAAAGGTACTTTTGCTGATTTATTAGAATCGTTACGAGCAAAAGGTTATGTAAGAGCTATGATTGATGGTGTTATGGTTAGACTTGATGAAGACATAGAACTAGCAAAAACACAAATGCATACTATTAAAGTCGTCATTGATAGAGTGGGTGTAAAAGAAGAAAACAGACAAAGAATAGCCCAAGATGTAGAAAAAGGTCTAAAAGAAAGTTTTGGAGAACTTGAGATTGAAGTAATTAATCATGAAGATGTAATGTGTGAAAAACATCACCATTACTCAGAACACATGGCATGTTTTGCTTGTAAAATATCTTTTGAACCCTTAGAACCTTTATCTTTTTCTTTTAACTCACCTAAAGGCGCTTGTCCTTCTTGTGATGGTTTAGGAATAAGATATGCCATTGATATGAAAAAAATTATTAATGCAGACTTATCTATTGAAAAAGGCGCAATTAAAGTTATTTATGGTTTTAATAAAGGCTATTATTTTAAAATGTTAGTTGCTTATTGTCATGCGGCTAATATAGATATCACTGTTCCTTTTTCAAGCTTAGAAGAACATGAGAAAAAAGCCATTTATCATGGAGGTTTTGAAGAGGTAAAATTTACTTGGAAAAACCACAAATTAAGCAGAAAATGGGAAGGTGTTGTAAAAATTGCCTACGGAATGATTAAAGATGAAAAAGAAATGGCTGAATACATGACAGAAAAAACATGTTCTGAATGTGGTGGTCACAGATTAAAACCTTCTTCTTTGGCTGTTAAAGTAGCCAGTAAATCAATTTGTGAATTAACGTCTATTCCTATAGAAGATTCTCACACTTTTTTTCAAGATAAAAATAATTTTTCATATTTGAATGAACAAGATACACTCATTTCTACTTCTATTTTAAAAGAAATAAAAGAAAGAATTTATTTCTTATTTGATGTAGGTTTAGGATATATTACTTTAGGAAGAGATGCAAGAAGTATCTCAGGTGGAGAAGCACAAAGAATTAGAGTTGCTTCACAAATTGGTTCTGGTTTAACGGGTGTATTATATGTACTTGATGAACCTTCTATTGGTTTACATGAACGAGATACAAATAAACTAATAAAAACACTAAAAGCCTTACAAGAAAAAGGGAATACAGTTATTGTTGTTGAACATGACAAAGAAACCATTAAAGCAGCAGATTATATTGTTGATATTGGACCAAAAGCAGGTAAGTTTGGTGGAAATATTGTTTTTGATGGAACCTATAAACAAATGCTTAAAGCAAAAACACTTACTGCCAAATATATTTCAGGTGCCAAAAAAATTGATTACAAACACAACAGACCTTGTGAAACATTTATAGAAATAAAAAATGTTACAATTAACAATATAAAAGATTTAAATGTAAAAATTCCACTTAAAACCTTGTGTTCGATTACAGGAGTATCAGGAAGTGGAAAGTCTTCTTTAATATTACAAACCCTACTTCCTGTTGCAAAAGAATTATTAAACAATGCAAGAAAAGTAAATAAAGTGGATGGTGTAGAAATTACAGGACTTGAGCTTTTAGATAAAGTGATTTATTTAGATCAAAGCCCAATAGGAAGAACTCCCAGATCAAATCCAGCAACGTATACAGGTTTAATGGATGAGTTAAGACTGTTATTTTCAAAAACTAAAGAAGCACAATTAAGAGGGTATGCAATAGGACGCTTCTCTTTTAATGTAAAAGGTGGGCGTTGTGAGAAATGTCAAGGAGAAGGTGAAATCAAGATTGAAATGCATTTTCTACCAGATATTATGGTTAAATGTGATGAATGTCATGGTTCAAGATACAATCCTCAAACCCTTGAAATTAATTATAAAACAAAAAGTATCTCCGATGTATTAAATATGAGTGTTGATGAAGCCCTGGAATTCCTTGTTAAAATTCCAAAAATTCATGCAAAACTTCAAACCTTAAGTGATGTAGGTTTGGGATATATTACTTTAGGACAAAATGCTATTACTTTATCAGGTGGAGAAGCACAAAGAATTAAATTATCAAAAGAATTAAGTAAAAAAGATACAGGTAAAACACTTTATATCTTAGATGAACCTACAACGGGTCTTCATTTTGCTGATGTTGATAGATTAACCAAAGTATTGCACCATTTAGTTGATTTAGGAAATTCTGTTTTAGTCATTGAACATAACTTAGATATTGTAAAAAATTCTGATTGGGTTATTGATATGGGTCCTGAAGGTGGAAGTAAGGGTGGAAAAATAGTGGCTGAAGGAACACCTGAAGATATTGCTGCAAATCATAAAAAAACAGCTTCATATACGGGTTATTACTTAGAAGCAGAATTGGCACAATAG
- a CDS encoding DUF2132 domain-containing protein yields the protein MNNNTNPMQGITLEKMLISLEKEYGFNELGKRININCFNYDASIKSSLTFLRKTPWARSKVENLYKRTFID from the coding sequence ATGAATAATAATACAAACCCAATGCAAGGTATTACCTTAGAGAAAATGCTTATATCTCTTGAAAAAGAATATGGTTTTAATGAACTTGGAAAACGCATCAATATTAATTGTTTTAATTATGATGCTTCTATTAAATCAAGTCTTACGTTTTTAAGAAAAACTCCCTGGGCAAGAAGTAAAGTTGAGAATTTATATAAAAGAACTTTTATTGACTAA
- a CDS encoding DUF309 domain-containing protein, producing MTKILAIDLFIQAIQKNEFVQAHELLEDDWKLYKKKEMKKHAKALQGLINGATALALLHIKKRPHAYVKVWKVFEKYKVLLDEIELENMDRFILAKQILEQKNKILNY from the coding sequence TTGACTAAAATATTAGCTATTGACTTATTTATACAAGCCATTCAAAAAAATGAATTTGTACAAGCCCATGAGTTATTAGAAGACGATTGGAAATTGTATAAAAAAAAAGAAATGAAAAAACATGCAAAAGCTTTGCAGGGTCTAATTAATGGAGCCACGGCTTTGGCATTACTTCATATAAAAAAAAGACCTCATGCTTATGTTAAAGTATGGAAAGTTTTTGAAAAATATAAGGTTTTATTAGATGAAATAGAATTAGAGAATATGGACAGATTTATCTTAGCAAAACAAATATTAGAGCAGAAAAACAAAATACTAAATTACTAA
- a CDS encoding flagellin, whose translation MEFGLVAKLQEFQFNSNEKVQKVNELKAVQPLKVHNDVDEINTNDVSSLDKTNEVSKTEKLSTKNYNEVVLSNLNFGFNDASKDFFVKVTRGTAENKYPTDEMMRLKAYLMHENAQKIS comes from the coding sequence ATGGAATTTGGATTAGTAGCTAAATTACAAGAGTTTCAGTTTAACTCAAATGAGAAAGTACAGAAAGTTAATGAACTAAAAGCTGTACAACCTTTAAAAGTACATAATGATGTTGACGAAATAAATACGAATGATGTTTCTTCTCTCGATAAAACAAATGAAGTTTCAAAAACTGAAAAATTAAGTACGAAAAACTATAATGAAGTGGTTTTATCCAATTTAAATTTTGGATTTAATGATGCGAGCAAAGATTTTTTTGTAAAAGTTACTAGAGGCACTGCTGAAAATAAATATCCTACTGATGAAATGATGAGATTAAAAGCATATTTAATGCATGAAAATGCACAAAAGATATCTTAG
- a CDS encoding DUF21 domain-containing protein yields the protein MDILILLFVLVITISFLCSVLESILLSTNVAYISVLEKKDPPSGTLLKSLKTDIDKSIASILILNTFANTLGATAIGVQAQHVFQNDSNFVLLVSITLTFLILFLAEIIPKTIGAVYWKQLAPLAARIINIFIFITYPIIIITQFVTKKISNGNDNSDSISREELIHSTLLSEEEGIIGDLESDIIENTLTLHDVKIKDILTPRSVVYAIEKSIVIKDILEDKRTYRYSRVPVYDGTIDNIVGVVITKKIFKQAIKDKNVKIESIMNDVFTLNENIPVAKAMNIFIQKKEHMFIVSDNYDQTEGILTLEDCIETLLGLEIMDESDITADMRKLALNKMKAKRKVKEQ from the coding sequence ATGGATATCTTAATTCTATTATTTGTTCTTGTTATTACAATTTCATTTTTATGTTCCGTATTAGAGTCAATTTTACTGTCTACTAATGTAGCATACATCTCAGTTTTAGAAAAAAAGGACCCACCATCTGGTACTTTACTAAAATCACTTAAAACAGATATTGACAAATCAATTGCATCAATTTTAATACTCAATACATTTGCAAATACCTTAGGTGCAACTGCAATTGGTGTGCAAGCACAACATGTATTTCAAAATGATTCAAATTTTGTTTTATTAGTATCAATAACATTAACATTTTTAATTTTATTTTTAGCAGAAATTATTCCAAAAACAATTGGAGCGGTATATTGGAAACAATTAGCACCACTAGCTGCCAGGATTATTAATATTTTTATTTTTATTACGTATCCAATTATTATAATTACACAATTTGTTACAAAAAAAATTTCCAATGGAAATGATAACAGTGATTCAATTTCGAGAGAAGAATTAATTCACTCTACACTTTTAAGTGAAGAAGAAGGAATTATCGGAGATTTAGAATCAGATATAATAGAAAATACTTTGACACTACATGATGTTAAAATAAAAGACATTTTAACGCCTAGATCTGTTGTTTACGCTATTGAAAAATCTATTGTTATAAAAGATATTCTTGAAGACAAAAGAACCTATAGATACTCAAGGGTACCTGTTTATGATGGAACAATTGATAATATTGTAGGTGTTGTAATTACAAAAAAAATCTTTAAACAAGCAATAAAAGATAAGAATGTAAAAATTGAATCTATTATGAATGATGTTTTTACTTTAAATGAAAATATTCCTGTTGCAAAAGCCATGAACATTTTTATACAGAAAAAAGAACATATGTTTATAGTATCTGATAATTATGACCAAACAGAGGGTATACTTACTCTTGAAGACTGTATAGAAACACTCTTAGGTCTTGAAATCATGGACGAAAGTGATATTACGGCAGATATGAGAAAACTGGCTTTAAATAAAATGAAAGCCAAAAGAAAAGTAAAAGAACAGTAG
- the pdxH gene encoding pyridoxamine 5'-phosphate oxidase, which yields MDLRDHRQEYAKMSLELEDLDKNPIVQFEKWFEEATASKVPEPNAMTLATVGKNLLPSIRIVLLKLFDQKGFVFFTNYGSSKAKQIEENPQAALHFAWLGVERQIKIEGRIEKISTAESLKYFLSRPKGSQIGAWVSHQSDIISSRSILQNKFNEIKNKFLEGSLPFPSFWGGYVIKPVKIEFWQGGKDRLHDRFEYTLENGKWVINRLAP from the coding sequence ATGGATTTACGAGATCATAGACAAGAATATGCAAAAATGTCTTTGGAGTTAGAAGACTTAGATAAAAACCCTATTGTTCAATTTGAGAAATGGTTTGAAGAAGCTACAGCGTCAAAAGTACCTGAACCAAATGCAATGACTCTGGCTACTGTTGGAAAAAACTTATTACCATCTATTCGTATTGTATTGTTAAAACTATTTGACCAAAAAGGTTTTGTTTTTTTTACAAACTATGGAAGTTCAAAAGCAAAACAAATTGAAGAAAATCCACAAGCTGCTTTGCATTTCGCATGGTTAGGGGTTGAGAGACAAATAAAAATCGAAGGTAGAATTGAAAAAATTTCTACCGCAGAATCTTTAAAGTATTTTTTGTCACGGCCAAAAGGCAGTCAAATTGGAGCTTGGGTATCCCATCAAAGTGATATTATTTCTTCACGTTCCATTTTGCAAAATAAATTTAACGAAATAAAGAATAAATTTTTAGAGGGTTCTTTGCCTTTTCCTTCTTTTTGGGGTGGTTATGTGATTAAACCTGTGAAAATTGAATTTTGGCAAGGTGGAAAAGACCGTTTACACGACAGATTTGAATATACACTGGAAAATGGTAAGTGGGTAATTAATCGTTTAGCACCTTAA
- a CDS encoding helix-turn-helix transcriptional regulator: MYYIDIRKFRRMNIKLLYDSNNKFYAQVKYSEDIFSNYSKHSHETLNITALKEGCIQVDVYLKETQYLKPKQLCFFNPQEVHLTKSMEKSSKGYYSLHLNKQWCIKIQKKIFKKMKLSYLPLSLNILSSEYYYDAFVFMCDRVLREKESSSIHNEVSSFLRKIFTHYCKEIKNEKKLNENNIPLETIESYIMENINEQLSLEDIAYEVGYNTSYIIRAFKKKYGLSPHAYMINKKINCAENILAKNSNLNVSDIAYEFGFCDQSHFTRSFKRVFGISPNTYK; this comes from the coding sequence TTGTATTATATTGACATTAGAAAATTTAGAAGGATGAATATTAAACTTTTATACGATTCAAATAATAAATTTTATGCTCAAGTAAAATACAGCGAAGATATTTTTTCAAATTATTCAAAACATTCTCATGAAACCTTGAATATTACAGCTCTTAAAGAAGGTTGTATTCAAGTTGATGTGTATTTAAAAGAAACACAATATTTAAAACCAAAACAATTGTGTTTTTTTAATCCGCAAGAAGTACATTTGACAAAAAGTATGGAAAAAAGCTCAAAAGGTTATTATTCTTTACATCTAAATAAACAATGGTGTATTAAAATACAAAAGAAAATATTTAAAAAAATGAAACTTTCTTATCTTCCTCTTTCTCTAAATATCTTAAGTTCAGAATATTATTATGATGCTTTTGTTTTTATGTGTGATAGAGTTTTAAGAGAAAAAGAATCTTCTAGTATACACAATGAAGTTTCTTCTTTTTTAAGAAAGATTTTTACACATTATTGCAAAGAAATAAAAAATGAAAAAAAACTTAATGAGAATAATATTCCCTTAGAAACAATAGAAAGTTATATCATGGAAAATATTAATGAACAACTTAGTTTAGAAGATATTGCTTATGAAGTAGGGTATAATACCTCCTATATAATAAGAGCATTTAAAAAAAAATATGGACTTTCTCCCCATGCGTATATGATTAATAAAAAAATAAATTGTGCAGAAAATATTTTAGCAAAAAACTCAAATCTTAATGTAAGTGATATTGCTTATGAATTTGGATTTTGTGACCAAAGTCATTTTACAAGAAGTTTTAAAAGAGTTTTTGGAATTAGTCCCAATACTTATAAATAA
- a CDS encoding nucleoside recognition protein has product MQYQLTKANNLNIKNTLYSSFRSALIILKLVIPIYILADILYYYNVLSHVSFIIEPFTSMLGLPKEAALAIISGIFLNLYAAIAFAAPLDLNPQQWSVLAIFLGTCHSLIVEGIIMKKLGIANYYSYLLRFTAGLFIAYLSSKLPASFFEASLSTSVFEQTTYSSFNDLMIGSLYSSFILSLEIIVLITSLIFLMDYIKSRDFVKKSKKNISKSFSLGVGILLGITYGAGILINEAKNKSLNREDLFYVSNFLMICHAIIEDTMLFVIFGADFTVVIIIRLSFALFLSFILLKIYQYKNKTLVI; this is encoded by the coding sequence ATCCAATATCAACTTACAAAGGCAAATAATTTGAATATTAAAAATACTCTATATTCTTCTTTTAGAAGTGCTCTTATAATTTTAAAACTGGTTATTCCTATTTATATCTTGGCAGATATCTTATATTATTACAATGTACTATCACATGTATCTTTTATTATTGAACCCTTTACATCAATGTTAGGTTTACCTAAAGAAGCTGCTTTAGCTATTATCTCTGGTATATTTCTTAATTTATATGCAGCGATTGCATTTGCAGCACCTTTGGACTTAAATCCACAACAGTGGTCTGTTTTAGCCATTTTTTTAGGAACGTGTCACTCCTTAATTGTAGAAGGCATTATTATGAAAAAACTAGGCATTGCAAATTATTACTCTTATTTATTACGTTTTACAGCAGGCTTATTTATAGCTTATTTATCCAGTAAATTACCTGCTTCATTTTTTGAAGCAAGTTTAAGTACTTCTGTATTTGAACAAACAACCTACAGTTCATTTAATGATTTGATGATAGGTTCTTTGTATTCTTCTTTTATACTTTCATTAGAAATCATAGTACTTATTACTTCTTTGATTTTTCTTATGGATTATATTAAATCAAGAGATTTTGTCAAAAAAAGCAAAAAAAATATTTCTAAAAGTTTTTCTTTGGGAGTAGGAATATTATTAGGTATTACTTATGGGGCGGGTATTTTAATTAATGAAGCAAAAAATAAATCCCTTAATCGTGAAGATTTATTTTATGTAAGTAATTTTTTAATGATTTGTCATGCTATTATTGAAGATACCATGCTGTTTGTGATTTTTGGAGCAGACTTTACTGTAGTAATAATAATTCGCTTAAGTTTTGCTCTCTTTTTATCGTTTATTTTATTAAAAATATATCAATACAAAAATAAAACATTAGTTATTTAA
- a CDS encoding ankyrin repeat domain-containing protein produces the protein MSDNILINRNNIEFNQELILNVKNDFTFKKLLFMGSNVNTKFDEGWCLLFELISTKTQDKIKDIVEYGANINERDDSGRNALYWAIFYKNLSAIVLLIELGIELIVDINTKLHVMHYAVYKNNAKMIKTLLRAGLNINQLDLVRSTPLIYALLYNKTRVANYLISNGACLTHEDNLGNSVKSLVNNLNLKVNINI, from the coding sequence ATGAGTGATAATATTTTAATAAATAGAAATAATATTGAATTTAATCAAGAACTTATTTTAAATGTTAAAAATGATTTTACGTTTAAAAAATTATTGTTTATGGGTTCGAATGTAAATACTAAATTTGACGAAGGTTGGTGCTTATTATTTGAACTGATTTCAACCAAAACACAAGATAAAATTAAAGATATTGTGGAATATGGTGCAAATATCAATGAAAGAGATGATAGTGGTAGAAATGCTTTGTATTGGGCGATATTTTATAAAAATTTATCGGCTATTGTTTTATTAATTGAATTAGGTATTGAATTAATTGTTGATATTAATACTAAATTACATGTTATGCATTATGCTGTATATAAAAACAATGCAAAAATGATTAAAACCTTATTACGTGCAGGATTAAATATCAATCAGCTTGATTTGGTTAGATCTACTCCTTTGATTTACGCTTTATTGTATAATAAAACAAGAGTAGCAAACTATTTAATATCTAATGGCGCGTGTTTGACTCATGAAGATAATTTAGGAAACTCAGTAAAAAGTTTGGTAAATAATCTTAATTTAAAGGTTAATATAAATATATAA
- a CDS encoding DTW domain-containing protein produces MLDQRQTCYSCYRPMLTCMCKYINKISSNTKFILLMHPKEFRKTKNGSGHFTHKSLKNSEIHIGIDFTTNKRINELIDDTNNACYILYPGHESLLLNKNKPQEKKNLVLFLIDSTWACSKKMLRVSKNLARLPRMSFTHNKSSQFIFKTQPAHYCLSTMESTLCILELLNIHGIENIKNKELEGFLEPFTQMVKYQVKCIPNNEIRYKKPFKKSSV; encoded by the coding sequence TTGTTAGACCAAAGACAAACATGTTATTCTTGTTACAGACCTATGCTTACGTGTATGTGCAAGTATATAAATAAAATATCAAGTAATACAAAATTTATTTTATTAATGCATCCAAAAGAATTCAGAAAAACTAAAAATGGAAGTGGACATTTTACGCATAAATCTTTAAAAAATTCCGAAATTCACATAGGTATAGATTTTACTACTAATAAAAGAATTAATGAATTAATAGATGATACAAACAATGCTTGTTATATTTTATACCCAGGACATGAGAGTTTATTATTAAATAAAAACAAACCCCAAGAAAAGAAAAACTTGGTTTTGTTTTTAATTGATTCTACTTGGGCCTGTTCAAAAAAGATGTTAAGAGTAAGTAAAAATTTAGCACGCTTACCAAGAATGAGTTTCACTCACAATAAAAGTTCACAATTTATATTTAAAACTCAACCCGCACATTATTGTTTATCTACTATGGAATCAACCTTGTGTATACTTGAACTTTTGAATATTCATGGAATAGAAAATATAAAAAATAAGGAATTAGAAGGATTTTTAGAACCCTTTACTCAAATGGTTAAATATCAAGTCAAGTGTATTCCAAATAATGAAATCAGATATAAAAAACCCTTTAAAAAGTCTTCTGTTTAA
- a CDS encoding DMT family transporter, which yields MKALKAVESIDYLKLLFLSSIWAGSFICIEVALQEYSFLFIAFVRIFFAALFFLPIIYFKKLTFPKDAKTWRIIILAALLNNSLPFSLLAWGQQYINASTASIVLAVGPFIALILSHFITKDEKFTFFKLLGVIFGFLGIVLLLADGFNSDNINAFYGQIAVLFASMGYIASGLLLRKLHNISSIITSSSMFICASLILFPFVLYFDTFIYESYLNTAFYALIFLSLIPTACASIIRIKIIQSVGVQFMSLVTYLIPLFTIFWAWVIFDESPKDITYISLFLVLLGLFIRKIKIKQKTF from the coding sequence GTGAAAGCTTTAAAAGCTGTAGAGAGTATTGATTATCTTAAACTTCTTTTTTTAAGCTCAATTTGGGCTGGAAGTTTTATTTGCATTGAAGTAGCATTACAAGAGTACTCATTTTTATTTATTGCATTTGTTCGTATTTTTTTTGCTGCTTTATTTTTTCTTCCTATTATTTATTTTAAAAAACTCACTTTTCCAAAAGATGCAAAAACATGGCGTATTATTATACTTGCCGCTTTGTTAAACAACTCTTTGCCTTTTTCTTTACTTGCTTGGGGACAACAATATATTAATGCAAGTACGGCTTCTATTGTTTTAGCGGTGGGTCCTTTTATTGCATTGATATTATCGCATTTTATTACAAAAGATGAAAAATTCACTTTTTTTAAACTTTTGGGTGTAATATTTGGTTTTTTAGGAATAGTATTATTATTAGCAGATGGTTTTAACAGCGATAATATTAATGCTTTTTATGGACAAATTGCTGTTTTATTTGCAAGCATGGGGTATATCGCTTCTGGTTTATTATTAAGAAAACTTCATAATATTTCTAGTATTATTACTTCAAGTTCTATGTTTATTTGTGCCTCTCTTATTTTGTTTCCTTTTGTTTTATATTTTGATACGTTTATCTATGAGAGTTATTTAAATACTGCTTTTTATGCTTTGATTTTTTTATCACTTATTCCAACAGCATGTGCTTCTATTATTAGAATAAAAATAATACAAAGTGTTGGTGTACAGTTTATGTCTTTAGTTACGTATTTAATTCCACTCTTTACTATTTTTTGGGCTTGGGTTATTTTTGATGAAAGCCCAAAAGACATAACCTATATATCATTGTTTTTAGTTCTTTTAGGTTTATTTATAAGAAAAATAAAAATTAAACAGAAGACTTTTTAA